The nucleotide sequence TACGCGATCGACTACTTTTCCTCTTTGATGATCCATGCGATTTTCGTCGATCCGAGTTTTTCTATTCGTCCATTATCATTTTATGAATGAAACTTACATGCGTGCACTGTACGATCCATCTTTCGATCGCTATTAACATTTTGCTTTGATAGTATCTCGAGTTTTAGGAAAAGTATTTCGATTATAATCTATCTTCTTGATTCAAATattagttataattaatttttatataataaaaaaagttatgatTTGTATGCGATATCTTGGGatacttgtattttatattttctcgctAGAATTCTTTATAGAACGTGTCAGGAAGTTTAATACTCTTTGAAAGGAAGCTAAAGCTCCATCGattatatcgcgcgcgtaagagattctgaaaataaactattaataattcataaagatcCATGTTATTGCTTATACTTTTTCCctttcattttttctcttccttgtAGATCGATATCATTTATCGATTTATCTGCTtacaaattagattatttctttattaatagtattattgGTATTCTCGCATATTTTTTCACGTAAAGGATAGGATACAAATTTATGCAATGAAGCGACAGGGATCGAGAATTAGCGTTCGCTTGGTTTGTTCGCAGGTCGAATCGAACAGGCAAATGTATCGTTCTACGATGGAACAGGTCGCTCATTTCTTGGGCCGGGCTCACAGGAGCCTGGAGATCCTGCACGCCAAGGAAAATCCCAAGGATAAGAGACGTGTGCCGCGTAGCCGTAGCGTGCACACGGTAGTGCACGCGGACCCGTCGCCGAGTCGCGGAACCGCTACGCCGTCGCCCTCGTCGTCGACATCTTCGCCGTTCACACGCGCCAAATCGGTCACTCAGATCGGATCGCCGAATGCTACCTGCTTCCGTGAGTTCACCTGGTCGGTTCTGCGAAGAAACGATCCGGTGCACTGCACATCGCCACATGTCAAGTCACCGACGGATCTCAAGACGAACGACGTGCCTGATAACGTCGTCTATCGCGAACCCAAGCAAACGGAATTAAACCCGGACGAGATACCGCCGGAGAAACTATCTCAGGAGGCGTTTAGGTGCGTGCGAAAGATTTCAGAAAACCGTATTGCTCACAAGTCGAATTATTAACTTGTTACtattaatactaattattatctttgttattattagcattattaagaaaaatcaatattatagaTCTGCGAAATGTTTCTACAGGTTACTGCGAACTGTCGAATCCTTGCTATCGATGCGAGAGCCCGATTTGACGAGAATGACGCCGGTCGAGGAAAACGGATCCTCTCCTTCCCCTACGGTGGACCATCATCGTCATCATGACGCGTCTTTCTCCCTATCGACCGGTAACTTCGCCAATTCGACAACCTTGCAAGAAGCCGCCGCCTATTCCGGATGTTCCAGCAGCAGTCGTGGAAACGAATCGATCAGTGGACAGCAAAGCGACAGCAGATCGCCAAGTCTCGTCAAAACGTCCGTCACCGAGTTTACCCGAAATCTGCAAAACTTCACACCGAGCGTGAGAAGGTCGCCCGACACTGCCTCCTGGAACTCCAGTAGCAGTAAAACGACCGAGGAGGAGGACCTTGTCGCGTTCACCGCGTCATCGAGCGGAGCCACGTCCAACGGCACACCGATCTCGACGCTCACCAGGGCCGCAAAGCGATTAGAGAAAAAGGAGTCTACAGGACTAATTGGCAAATCTAAAGTAAAGCCGGCCAGCAGCCCGGTGAGCAGCGCCGAGGGCGAAAGTGGATTCTTCTCGATCAGCTCCTTCCAGGAGGTAGGTCTGCCTGCTTCGGCAGCCCTACCGGTCACGCCAATCAAGGGCTGTCACACCGAGGTAGGTCTGCCGGAAGTGCCTCTGGACAAGACCAGGCACCGACGGTGGTCCTCCACGCCGGCGGAGATCCAGGCACTCTTTAAGCAGCATCGAGCGAGCTTCGGTGGTACGCCACAAACCACCACCACCGAGTCTGTCAGCGTCTGTTGGGTTTGAGTGTCGCGGGAGCTGTCGCCGACGATTATGATCCCACCGCAAGCGATCGTCATGGTTTCAGTCGGATCTCGCAGACTAGACTAGCTCGGACCGCGAGCGCGATTTTCAGGAAtgatatacttattgttagataaacCGATAAAGAATATCCaggaattttgtaaatatcgcTTCTTTTGTTAcgttgataaaaaatgtagagCTGTAGTACTGATAAAGCGCTCGATAGTAATTACTATTTGTTCGATCGTTCCGATAAGACGACTCGAGTGTACATGCGGTTTATTAAACTTTCTTACAAGAAAATTATCTATTGAAATGTGTTAATGGATAGATAGGAAGCGCATAAAGAAAATAAGGGATTGATATACGCCCGCGTAATATTAGGCGAGAGTTTCGTAGATGATGCGGCCATTCTGTAAGTATAGAAAAGAATAGTATAATCccgacattttttaatcagCCATATCTCTTGTAGTTTCACTGCTGATGTCAACTCCGTCATATCAGTATCAATGAAACTTCTTCTCTGCACACACGAGTGTCGCGATTATTAATGATTTCGTGCATGACAATGACTTTGTTCGCCAGAAATTTACAGACAAGTTTGACGCGTTAAGTACATTTTGCGGTCGACAATCGTTTTCATTTGACCGTCATTTGATTAACTAGGCattatttaatgaattaattatttttggattCGAGTTAATTTGATTCAATTCGAACATAACTAAAACAAGTTTAATTTATACTAATATGTAGTTCAAGTTAGTGTAATTCGATTTATTAGATgcatgacaaatttttttagattcggAAGAAcgcaaaagataaattttttgcaaatactTTTGCAAATTCATATTTTGTACTATAATTATTCTCGTGTAAGTTAATAATggtgcaaaatattttcaacttaaTTCCACCAATCTTTTCTATCTAATTGGAATTGATTATTTGCACGATAATTGTCTCATTTAATATCGTTACACCGCTCATGACGCGACGCTCAATTTGTAGGATTTTTCGACAGTGATTGACGAAACTGTAATTCTCACAATTCATATAATCTAATTCACGAGGACAACATATCTTTTAACGTAATGAAACAGCGTGATCTGAGACTATTATAGTTCTAGGCTTTACAATATTGCGTTCtctatatatttctcattgtgcgtaatttgtcattttcattcgtaattatataatacaactgAATATCATGCCAAAACGTCTTATTTCATTTCCCATTTTATCCTTGCATTTTCCTACActgtacatttattattatattttgatacagctatgtataatatgaaaaatattatacttaagaTATCTGCATTTGGAATAACCTTTACAAAAGTTGCAGAACTCattaaaaaaactgaaacataaaaaatataaaactagaAATGATTATAGAATtccagtttttatttttcttctatatatttaattttaaagaaattattctcTAGACTGCATcctataaatatatgcaaattgtataattttcttttctagatGTAAAATctcaaatttgtttttctctaaaaattttataattatacgtatatacatataatattattatatatttttaaaaataaaaacgagtTTTCGCTATTACTAGCTTGCATTATTTGGTTCAATGtaaacagtttttatttttattcattttcttctaatgttaaattatctattgtttttatatttctttaattaatacacTATTCTTTAATCAATGCACtatcatttataaaaacgtGTGTATATGTTTGTGTATATGTGATGTGTATGACATGTAAATGTATGTGTCCACAATATGCTGAGCTCGGGTCCGTGGGTTCGCCAAACCCAAATGACTGTGCGGATCAATCACCCCTGCGGGTTATTGTTATCTCATGCGGCTTTTTGGCATGAGAACTTTTTGGCTCTCGAATCTACGAATAgcaaattatgtttttaaaatcttatacAGCTTTGCGCGTCGAAGAAGATACTATAGCCATCTAGTAGGAGGACAGAAAGCTGCTAACAGCAACCAGATATGCATGGATGTATCCCACAGCATTTATCATTCGACAGGCGTGCCAATTATCTTATCTACAAGTCCATAAATTTAACGAGTTAATGTGCCAAGTATCTTTCATTTATGTCTACTGATGAACTTTTACGTTGAAATAGGTCACGCTTAGGTTTTTCTTCCAAACAGCCTGCAGTCGAGATTCCACGAATCGATATCTATAGGTATAATAGCTAGTTTAACGGGGTTAAAGGAATTAGACTAGTTCAACCAAATAATATCTCGTCTCGAGTCGTCAACTAGATCGGTTTAATATTCAGAGTTTCTCAACATATTATATTGACTTAATATAACGTTAATACAAGTTTAGgagaaattatgaaatattcatcAGACGGATAGCACTGTGGTGTTGGAAATAAAGAGCTTTGTAAAAACTTGACTTGCAGATCTTATCTAATCTCTCATAGCATAATGATGCTGTTTAAATGACAACTCTAGATCAgatattagaataatttaatccAAGAgacaaaatgatatttatcgTAACGAATTAGCATGCGCATGACAGTATGTCTGACTATACTGTGGACGAGCCAAGGCGAGTCCCGAGCTTCTGTTTTGAAATTGTTTTGGATCGAAATCTGGACCGAACGACCCTAGCATCCGCAAACCCGCACTCGTGGAGACCCGGTCTCTTTATCGGAGCTTATCCTGAATGCCAGCTCAATTGTGGCACGTATTTCGAATGTATGCTACGTATATAAGCTTCCCCGTTTCCGATATCACGGCGCTATCATTCGTTGTACGAAACTTCTCTCGCCTCAGCGACCTGATAACACCACCTAATCGTTTCGATAGTCggttattttacaaattattgcGCGAAGCCCCATCTCGATGCGTCGATCGACCGATCGAACGGAACCCGGCGCCGACCGACGTCGAGCGTTCTGGCGCGATGCGGCGGCGCCGCGATGCGGACCCGCTAATGCGGGGTCGCGGCAAGAGAGCGGGTAGCGACTGCGCGCGCAAGTCCTGATAACGCTGAGGCAAGCAAGGCATGAGAGCTCGGGTGCTCGTTATCAGTGCGGCAGGCGTCGGCAGGCTTAAAACGGCACTCGGTCCACCAGTTGGCCAGGAGATCGCGCCACGAGGCGAGCCACTTTTAGATTGATTTTCAAGAGCACCACCAGCACGGGGCCAGCGCTCCGCGTTTATTTTAACGCGCccagagacagagagagaaagagatagagagagagagagagaaagagagaaagagagagagagagaaaaagagagcggGCATAGGGAACGGGTTCGCGCGCTCGGCCGTACAGGCGTTTCAGGCTGATTGAGATAGTGCGAGGGATCGACGTTGACGACGTGGTGAGAGGTTCGGCGAGCGCGAACGGGCGAAGCGCCTCTCCTCCGCGGGCACGCAAGACCGGTCACCGACGGTACCGTCGTTATTTTTCGATCGTGCCCCGTCCCGGCGCGCGCAACGAAGCGCACACAACACGTACGTGACGTATACGAAGCACGCGACGACGACTGCGGCTGCGGGCGCGTGTGCCGTCGAAGGCGAGGAAATACCGAGGAGAAACACCTCGCGTACATATATCCCCGGTCCGtgtttttcctctctctctctacttcTGGTCGTCGCACACGGTAACGTCGTCGGCTCGTTCCTTCGCGTCCGTCCGTCCGCCtttccgctccgctccgcgccgCTCCGTCTCGCGCTGCTCcgctccgcgccgcgccgaacCGCCCCGCGAGCCGCTCCGTTCCGTCCCGTGCCTTCTCTCTGATCTATCTATACTACTCGTGCGCGGTGTGTGCCATCGAGTGTGTCTCCGCGTGTGCGCTGCGGCAGGCCCGAGGTGTGCGCTTGTAGGCTTCGTGGCGCAGTGCGTGAAATGAGTGACAAGGACCGCTCCTCTCCCACCCTCGTCGAAAACAGTCTCAAGTCGCTGCTCGACCAGCCCAGCATATTCCCGCTGATCGGTAAGTGTTCGCCGGTTTGTCCGATTTTAAGCGCGAGTCCCTTAAtccgctcgcgcgcgcgttacacGCGCGATCGTACGACGCTGGCACGCG is from Temnothorax longispinosus isolate EJ_2023e chromosome 10, Tlon_JGU_v1, whole genome shotgun sequence and encodes:
- the LOC139820831 gene encoding uncharacterized protein; translated protein: MTTETPKVEFALGSEVSPGRFFKSAFARNFISSGRDCKSLDYELLDNVGENEEDRNNNARNNNFFSLVNFADSKPANGDDAAARAAAALWEQPKPKEAAQPAADANELEKLRKQCQSLKKENRRLQSAFLQNVFLQARVDTLQWQVKQVESNRQMYRSTMEQVAHFLGRAHRSLEILHAKENPKDKRRVPRSRSVHTVVHADPSPSRGTATPSPSSSTSSPFTRAKSVTQIGSPNATCFREFTWSVLRRNDPVHCTSPHVKSPTDLKTNDVPDNVVYREPKQTELNPDEIPPEKLSQEAFRLLRTVESLLSMREPDLTRMTPVEENGSSPSPTVDHHRHHDASFSLSTGNFANSTTLQEAAAYSGCSSSSRGNESISGQQSDSRSPSLVKTSVTEFTRNLQNFTPSVRRSPDTASWNSSSSKTTEEEDLVAFTASSSGATSNGTPISTLTRAAKRLEKKESTGLIGKSKVKPASSPVSSAEGESGFFSISSFQEVGLPASAALPVTPIKGCHTEVGLPEVPLDKTRHRRWSSTPAEIQALFKQHRASFGGTPQTTTTESVSVCWV